Proteins from one Mucilaginibacter jinjuensis genomic window:
- a CDS encoding transglycosylase domain-containing protein: MFRRINNIFLRSFLIFIYFVIIFFCAIELNFLWLFGYTPDMQDIKTPTMSVSSEIYSADGKLLGKFYKENRSPVEFKDISPNLINALVSTEDARFYKHSGVDFFSFATSVLSTAKGDKRGGSTITQQLAKNLFSTRKRKSQGVIKHIPVLRTIVYKCKEWLTAFKIEHLYTKQQILTLYFNTVPFGNNSFGIKTATLKYFNKNPNEVDPAQAAMLIGMLKGTSVYNPIRYPERSIERRNTVLGQMQKYGYINKTIYDENTKKPLDLDLSYVENDSQGDSYIRHAVEKWLDKWLKANDYDLYQDGLKIYTTIDSRLQQYAEEAVNEKMKMLQKRFYSIWGKKAPWRDSHGVEIKDFVLKAEQKLPIYDLLDKKYKGDTVQIQAYFKKPKKMKIFSWNGDRDTTLSSIDSIKYYAKILNTGMMTIEPTTGKIKVWVGGIDYKYFNFDHVNQSKRQAGSTFKPFAYLTALDNGYTPCDKFTDKPVSISYMDNGKPDVWAPNNADFKFSYREMSLRWAMGKSVNSITAQLTEKVGWDKVVQYAHKCGIESPLKSVPSVSLGSNDVSVFEMVRAYSTFLNRGNKIDPLLVTKITDQSGGLLEEFTLKTEKVLSDEIAWLMLYMFRGGMEEPGGTSQALWEYPGLWKKESNQIGGKTGTSSDYVDGWYMGITKDLVTGIWVGADDRSVHFNTSESGEGSHTALPIFGRFMEKVYADPKSGYQPGPFPKPWGKITKEYNCPSPRISVDTTSADTLSAPIDTTQAVPVPVEPPTTQPTTPF, from the coding sequence ATGTTCAGACGAATAAACAATATATTCCTACGTAGTTTTTTAATTTTCATCTATTTCGTAATTATATTTTTCTGTGCCATAGAGCTTAACTTCCTTTGGTTGTTTGGGTACACGCCTGATATGCAGGATATTAAAACTCCTACCATGTCGGTTTCGTCAGAAATATACTCGGCCGATGGTAAGCTTCTCGGCAAATTCTACAAAGAAAACCGCTCCCCTGTCGAATTTAAAGACATTTCACCCAACCTTATCAACGCGCTCGTCTCAACCGAGGATGCACGTTTTTATAAGCATTCGGGCGTCGATTTCTTTTCGTTCGCTACCAGCGTATTATCAACTGCCAAAGGCGACAAACGTGGTGGCAGTACCATAACACAACAACTGGCTAAGAATTTGTTTTCAACCCGTAAGCGTAAATCGCAGGGTGTTATCAAACATATCCCGGTATTACGTACCATAGTTTATAAATGTAAAGAATGGCTTACTGCTTTTAAAATAGAGCATTTATACACCAAACAGCAAATTCTCACGCTGTATTTTAACACCGTTCCGTTTGGCAATAATTCATTCGGTATAAAAACAGCTACGCTAAAATATTTCAATAAAAACCCTAATGAGGTCGACCCTGCACAGGCAGCCATGCTGATCGGTATGCTGAAAGGAACATCGGTATATAACCCAATCCGCTATCCTGAACGTTCTATCGAGCGCCGTAACACCGTATTGGGCCAAATGCAAAAATATGGTTATATCAATAAAACCATTTACGACGAAAACACTAAAAAGCCTTTAGATCTTGATTTGAGTTATGTTGAGAATGATTCTCAGGGCGATTCATACATCCGCCACGCGGTAGAAAAATGGCTGGATAAATGGTTAAAAGCCAATGATTATGATTTGTATCAGGATGGCTTGAAGATTTATACCACTATCGATTCGCGCCTGCAGCAGTATGCCGAAGAAGCAGTGAACGAGAAAATGAAGATGCTGCAAAAGCGTTTCTACAGCATTTGGGGTAAAAAAGCTCCATGGCGCGATTCGCACGGTGTGGAGATTAAAGATTTCGTGTTAAAGGCCGAGCAGAAACTACCAATCTACGATCTGTTAGACAAGAAATATAAAGGCGATACCGTGCAAATACAGGCCTATTTTAAGAAGCCTAAAAAGATGAAGATCTTTAGCTGGAATGGCGATCGCGATACTACCCTATCAAGCATTGACTCTATTAAATACTATGCTAAAATCCTGAACACCGGGATGATGACCATTGAGCCAACCACCGGTAAAATTAAGGTTTGGGTGGGCGGTATCGATTATAAGTACTTCAACTTCGACCACGTAAACCAATCTAAACGCCAGGCGGGTTCTACATTTAAGCCCTTTGCTTACTTAACCGCGTTGGATAACGGTTATACCCCTTGCGATAAATTTACCGATAAGCCGGTATCTATCAGTTATATGGATAACGGCAAGCCCGATGTTTGGGCGCCAAACAACGCCGACTTTAAATTCTCGTACCGCGAAATGTCGCTGCGTTGGGCTATGGGTAAATCGGTTAACTCTATAACCGCGCAACTGACTGAGAAAGTGGGTTGGGACAAAGTGGTTCAATATGCACACAAATGTGGTATCGAAAGCCCGCTTAAGTCTGTGCCTTCGGTATCATTAGGCTCAAATGATGTTTCTGTTTTTGAAATGGTACGTGCTTACAGTACTTTTTTAAACAGAGGCAACAAAATCGATCCTTTGCTCGTAACCAAGATAACCGATCAAAGTGGTGGCCTATTGGAAGAGTTTACATTGAAGACAGAAAAAGTACTGAGCGACGAAATTGCATGGCTGATGCTGTACATGTTCCGTGGTGGTATGGAAGAACCGGGTGGTACTTCGCAAGCCCTTTGGGAATATCCGGGCTTATGGAAAAAAGAAAGCAACCAGATTGGCGGTAAAACCGGCACATCGAGCGATTATGTTGATGGCTGGTATATGGGTATCACCAAAGATCTGGTAACAGGTATCTGGGTTGGTGCTGATGATCGCAGCGTACACTTCAATACATCAGAAAGTGGTGAGGGATCACATACTGCACTGCCGATATTCGGCCGTTTTATGGAAAAGGTTTATGCCGATCCGAAAAGTGGTTATCAGCCAGGGCCTTTCCCGAAACCGTGGGGCAAAATTACGAAAGAATATAATTGCCCGTCGCCACGTATTTCGGTTGATACTACCTCTGCAGATACTTTGTCGGCACCGATTGATACTACACAGGCTGTACCTGTACCGGTAGAACCGCCAACAACACAGCCGACCACACCATTTTGA
- a CDS encoding DPP IV N-terminal domain-containing protein encodes MPKLYPALHKLKRLVIASLCLVMVLLNAHKANAQYFGQNKVRYKNLKFKVYKTPHFEIYYYMKNDSLVKRFAQESELWYTLHQQIFRDTFRKANPIVLYANHPDFQQTTAIDGEISVGTGGVTEGLKNRVVMPVMETNQTTRHVIGHELVHAFQYHSLLQSDTTSLASLNNLPLWMIEGMAEYLSLGKKDAYTAMWMRDAYLNHDIPTVKDLTESTKYFPYRYGEAFWSFLGSTYGDTIIVPFFKNTARFGLEYGIRRTFGYDDKTLSKLWKNSIEATYKPFLIDTVQKPIGKRLIDNKNAGEMNVAPAISPDGKYLAFLSEKDLFTVDLYLADAKTGRVIRKLTSKISNTHIDEFNFIESAGTWSPDGKKFAFSVFKGGRNRMLIVSIPGGHVLQDVSMGKAEQFSNLSWSPNGKDIVFQGMSEGQGDLYSYNLDTKKVTQLTNDKYSDYQPSFSRDGKKIIFSSDRTTYDQSLTQEITFNLAELDLATHKITDIKVFNGANNLNPQYSADGSQIYFLSNKDGFRNMYRYTPSSGKTEQMTDLFTGISGITEYSPALSISNNDDIVYSYYRSQKYALYNAKASEFKPLVIDPGLTNFDAAMLPPPRSVGVDLINANLNNYLAYPRIPTDSIKNTPYRPQFKLDYLASSGVGVGVSTYGAGLASGIQGVFSDILGRNQIYAGASVNGQIYDFGAQLAYINQQGRWNFGVSISHIPFQYVNYNFVPSTYNYQGKNIPVDQERYDVIRIFQDQASIFTSYPFSKTSRVEFGTGISHYYYRVDRYSTYYDTTSHQAIATDRQHISRSDYESDPYNNGISIKPFTLFNVNTALVGDNSFFGIASPLNGYRYRLQAEYDFGTARYFAPSIDLRKYVRLAPITLAARFYGYGRIGDTHDLLYPMFVGYPFLIRGYEYDSFYNSSKVSTNGFTVDQLSGNRIAVGNFEVRLPFTGPEKLSQIKSKFLFTELNLFFDAGLAWNAGNQIKFQKTPDIIGYAPLTDASGNVINGANGKPVIAPVYNTNQRVPALSFGISMRVNLFGFFVLEPYLAYPINRNDVSKPVFGLGFTPGW; translated from the coding sequence ATGCCTAAACTATACCCAGCGTTACATAAATTAAAACGGCTTGTTATTGCCTCGCTTTGCCTGGTAATGGTACTGTTAAATGCGCACAAAGCAAATGCACAGTACTTTGGGCAAAACAAGGTTCGTTATAAAAATCTGAAGTTTAAGGTTTATAAAACCCCGCATTTCGAGATCTATTATTACATGAAAAATGATAGTCTCGTTAAGCGCTTTGCACAAGAAAGCGAGCTTTGGTATACCTTACATCAGCAGATTTTCAGGGATACCTTTCGTAAGGCTAACCCGATTGTCCTGTACGCCAATCACCCCGATTTTCAGCAGACTACCGCTATTGATGGCGAAATTAGTGTAGGCACGGGCGGTGTTACCGAAGGATTAAAAAATCGGGTAGTAATGCCAGTAATGGAAACCAACCAAACTACACGCCACGTAATTGGCCACGAGTTGGTACACGCATTTCAATACCATTCTTTACTGCAAAGCGATACAACCAGTTTGGCAAGCCTTAATAACTTGCCGCTATGGATGATTGAGGGTATGGCCGAGTATCTTTCGCTCGGTAAAAAGGATGCCTACACCGCAATGTGGATGCGCGATGCTTATCTGAACCATGATATACCTACGGTCAAAGATTTGACAGAGAGTACTAAATACTTCCCTTATCGATATGGTGAAGCATTCTGGTCGTTTTTAGGTTCTACTTATGGCGATACGATCATCGTTCCTTTCTTTAAAAATACAGCCCGTTTTGGTCTGGAATATGGTATCAGGCGAACGTTTGGTTATGATGATAAAACATTATCCAAGCTGTGGAAAAATTCTATCGAAGCCACTTACAAGCCATTTTTAATAGATACGGTTCAGAAACCTATTGGTAAAAGGCTCATCGACAATAAGAACGCTGGTGAGATGAACGTTGCGCCGGCCATTAGTCCGGATGGTAAATATCTGGCTTTCCTGTCGGAAAAGGATTTGTTTACGGTCGATCTCTACCTCGCGGATGCCAAAACAGGGCGAGTCATCAGGAAACTCACGAGTAAAATATCTAACACCCACATAGACGAGTTTAACTTTATCGAATCGGCTGGAACCTGGTCGCCTGATGGGAAGAAATTTGCATTCAGTGTATTTAAAGGTGGCCGTAACCGGATGCTGATTGTGAGTATCCCGGGCGGGCATGTATTACAGGATGTTTCCATGGGGAAAGCAGAACAGTTCAGTAACCTATCGTGGTCGCCGAATGGCAAGGATATTGTTTTCCAGGGGATGTCAGAAGGTCAGGGCGATTTATATAGCTACAATCTGGATACTAAAAAGGTAACCCAGCTCACAAATGACAAGTATTCTGATTACCAGCCCAGCTTTTCGAGGGATGGTAAAAAGATCATCTTTTCATCAGACCGTACCACTTACGATCAATCGCTAACCCAGGAAATTACCTTTAACCTGGCCGAGTTGGATTTGGCTACGCATAAGATAACGGATATTAAAGTATTTAACGGGGCTAATAATCTTAACCCGCAATACTCGGCAGATGGTTCGCAAATCTATTTCCTGTCGAATAAAGATGGTTTCCGCAATATGTACCGGTATACCCCATCAAGCGGTAAAACCGAGCAGATGACAGATCTGTTTACCGGTATCAGTGGTATTACAGAATATTCTCCGGCATTGAGCATTTCTAATAACGACGATATTGTTTACTCATACTATCGTTCGCAGAAATACGCGTTGTATAACGCCAAAGCTTCGGAGTTTAAACCATTAGTTATAGATCCGGGGCTTACCAATTTCGATGCGGCCATGCTGCCTCCTCCCCGCTCAGTTGGAGTTGATCTGATTAATGCCAATTTAAATAACTATCTGGCCTATCCGCGTATCCCTACAGATTCTATCAAGAATACGCCATACCGCCCGCAATTTAAGCTCGATTATTTAGCAAGCAGTGGTGTTGGTGTGGGCGTAAGTACTTATGGTGCAGGTTTAGCCAGCGGTATACAAGGTGTATTTAGTGATATATTAGGACGAAACCAGATTTATGCCGGGGCTTCAGTAAATGGGCAGATCTATGATTTTGGTGCCCAGCTGGCATACATCAACCAGCAAGGCAGATGGAATTTCGGCGTGTCTATATCGCATATTCCTTTCCAATATGTGAACTATAACTTTGTGCCGTCAACCTATAATTATCAGGGCAAAAATATACCGGTTGATCAGGAACGTTACGATGTGATCCGTATTTTTCAGGATCAGGCAAGCATATTTACTTCGTATCCATTCTCGAAAACCAGCCGCGTTGAGTTTGGTACTGGTATATCGCATTACTATTACCGGGTAGACCGATACAGTACTTATTACGACACTACATCTCACCAGGCTATAGCTACAGACAGGCAGCATATTTCTCGCTCAGATTATGAATCAGACCCCTACAACAATGGCATCAGCATTAAACCGTTTACATTATTTAATGTAAATACGGCGTTGGTGGGCGATAACTCATTCTTCGGTATAGCATCACCTTTAAATGGTTATAGATACCGTTTGCAAGCCGAATATGATTTTGGTACTGCACGTTATTTTGCACCAAGCATTGATCTGCGTAAATATGTACGACTCGCACCCATAACATTAGCCGCGCGTTTTTACGGCTATGGGCGGATTGGCGATACGCACGACCTACTGTACCCTATGTTTGTGGGGTATCCTTTCCTGATTCGCGGATATGAGTATGATAGTTTTTATAATAGCAGCAAGGTAAGCACCAATGGGTTTACGGTCGATCAGTTATCGGGTAACCGCATTGCAGTAGGTAATTTTGAGGTTAGGCTACCATTTACAGGTCCAGAAAAATTATCACAGATTAAATCGAAATTTCTGTTTACTGAATTAAACTTATTCTTCGATGCCGGTTTAGCCTGGAATGCAGGAAACCAGATCAAATTCCAGAAAACGCCGGACATTATTGGGTATGCACCGCTAACTGATGCATCTGGCAATGTAATTAATGGTGCTAATGGCAAACCTGTAATTGCACCGGTTTATAACACAAATCAGCGTGTACCGGCATTAAGTTTTGGTATATCTATGCGGGTTAACTTATTTGGTTTCTTTGTGTTAGAGCCTTACCTGGCTTACCCAATTAACCGTAATGATGTTAGCAAGCCTGTATTTGGCTTAGGCTTTACACCTGGTTGGTAA
- a CDS encoding fasciclin domain-containing protein has translation MQKALLIFILICVSITTYGQKVAMSSAPVTDSVRVKINKSKKVKTVDGVDMFAAKDIIQNLTIDPEFSILVKAIRVDGLTGTFKSKGPITLFAPNNAAFKKLPAGKLDTLMKPAHNLDLCNVLTCHAVSGILNKRSITKKIRKGKGTAVLITLAGCTIKATIDKNDNIILTDENGNKSTIEIDDIEQSNGIIHVINGVLIPKTKAI, from the coding sequence ATGCAAAAGGCTTTATTAATTTTCATACTGATTTGTGTAAGCATAACAACTTATGGGCAAAAAGTGGCTATGTCTTCGGCCCCTGTTACTGATAGTGTGAGGGTGAAAATTAACAAGAGTAAAAAAGTTAAGACTGTTGATGGTGTGGATATGTTTGCTGCTAAAGATATTATCCAAAACCTAACCATCGATCCTGAGTTTAGCATACTGGTAAAAGCCATCAGAGTAGATGGCTTAACCGGCACTTTTAAGAGCAAAGGCCCGATTACGCTATTTGCTCCTAACAATGCGGCTTTCAAAAAACTACCCGCGGGGAAACTGGACACCTTGATGAAACCCGCTCATAATCTTGATCTGTGCAATGTATTAACCTGCCATGCGGTTTCGGGTATATTGAATAAAAGAAGTATAACTAAAAAAATCCGCAAAGGTAAAGGCACAGCTGTATTAATCACTTTAGCGGGCTGCACCATCAAGGCAACAATAGATAAAAACGACAATATTATCTTGACGGACGAGAACGGCAACAAAAGCACAATTGAAATTGATGACATTGAACAAAGCAATGGTATAATTCATGTCATAAATGGTGTATTAATCCCTAAAACAAAAGCTATTTAA
- the msrB gene encoding peptide-methionine (R)-S-oxide reductase MsrB, translating to MKKLVNVFLFSALVLFGCEQMNGQQSNNTKATKVQADKWKNKLTPNEYDIMVNKGTEPPFKNAYWNNHEKGVYVSAATGEILFNSADKFDSGTGWPSFVRPVDTSKIAVVTDNSYGMERTEVVEKSTGLHLGHVFDDGPADRGGKRYCMNSGALKFIKQ from the coding sequence ATGAAAAAGTTAGTAAATGTATTTCTGTTCAGCGCGTTGGTTTTGTTTGGGTGCGAACAAATGAACGGACAGCAAAGCAATAATACTAAAGCAACAAAAGTGCAGGCTGATAAGTGGAAAAATAAGCTTACGCCTAACGAGTACGATATAATGGTAAACAAAGGCACAGAACCGCCTTTTAAAAACGCTTACTGGAACAATCACGAGAAAGGTGTATACGTGAGTGCCGCAACCGGTGAAATATTATTTAATTCTGCCGATAAATTTGACAGCGGCACAGGATGGCCAAGTTTTGTTAGGCCTGTTGATACAAGTAAAATAGCCGTAGTAACCGACAACAGCTACGGAATGGAACGCACAGAGGTAGTAGAAAAAAGTACAGGCTTACACCTTGGCCACGTATTTGACGATGGCCCTGCCGACCGTGGCGGCAAAAGGTATTGCATGAACTCCGGCGCGCTTAAGTTTATTAAGCAGTAG
- a CDS encoding GIY-YIG nuclease family protein, with amino-acid sequence MKRFIYIITDRNRNNLHVGLCSDLVKTLKFYSDMPTLFFDSAQQLNRLVYFEEINNEDMAMERFKFVSTFTRSQKEKMIRSVNADWVDLTIGLKYEQGIRTRTYVRPSFASRMQKATA; translated from the coding sequence ATGAAAAGGTTCATCTATATTATTACAGACAGAAACAGAAACAATTTGCACGTGGGTTTATGCTCAGACCTGGTTAAAACCCTGAAGTTTTACAGCGATATGCCGACCTTATTTTTTGATAGTGCCCAACAATTGAACCGCCTGGTATATTTTGAGGAGATCAACAACGAAGATATGGCGATGGAACGCTTTAAGTTTGTCAGCACCTTTACCCGCAGCCAAAAAGAAAAAATGATCAGATCTGTAAATGCGGATTGGGTAGACCTTACCATCGGTTTAAAATACGAGCAGGGGATACGTACCAGAACTTACGTTCGCCCGTCATTTGCATCGCGTATGCAAAAAGCTACTGCTTAA
- a CDS encoding XRE family transcriptional regulator — translation MSIISSNLKFLRKKKGLTQQQFADQMDIKRSLVGAYEEDRADPKYDLLKKLAVFFDVSIDALINETIDEKWAPKPKGNPANLRVLSITVDKEDNENIELVPVKASAGYLNGYADPEFVGTLPKFYLPMFKQGTFRAFEIKGDSMLPLLSGSIVIGEYVENWSDIKATETYVVISKTEGVVYKRIGNKYKENKKLKLVSDNPVYEPYEINGEDILEVWKAKAYFSTHMPQPTPEPTMESLTAMMTQMQRSISKLQSNN, via the coding sequence ATGTCAATAATTTCATCTAACCTAAAATTTCTCAGAAAGAAAAAAGGTTTAACCCAACAACAATTTGCAGACCAAATGGATATAAAAAGGTCGTTAGTGGGTGCTTATGAAGAAGATCGTGCCGATCCGAAATATGATCTGCTAAAAAAATTAGCAGTGTTTTTTGACGTAAGTATAGATGCATTGATCAATGAAACAATTGACGAGAAGTGGGCGCCTAAACCAAAAGGCAACCCTGCTAATTTAAGAGTGCTTAGTATTACAGTTGATAAAGAAGATAACGAGAATATAGAACTGGTGCCCGTTAAAGCCAGTGCCGGTTATTTAAATGGTTATGCCGATCCTGAATTTGTAGGTACGTTGCCTAAATTTTATTTACCTATGTTTAAGCAGGGCACCTTCCGGGCTTTCGAGATTAAGGGTGATTCGATGCTACCTCTGTTATCGGGCAGTATTGTAATTGGCGAATATGTAGAGAATTGGTCGGACATCAAGGCTACCGAAACTTACGTAGTGATCTCGAAAACAGAGGGCGTAGTATATAAACGTATCGGTAATAAATACAAAGAAAATAAGAAGTTAAAATTAGTATCAGATAATCCGGTTTACGAACCTTACGAGATTAATGGTGAGGATATTTTAGAGGTATGGAAGGCTAAAGCTTATTTCAGCACACACATGCCGCAGCCCACTCCAGAACCTACTATGGAGAGCCTAACGGCAATGATGACCCAAATGCAACGTTCTATATCTAAGCTACAAAGCAACAATTAA
- a CDS encoding aminotransferase class I/II-fold pyridoxal phosphate-dependent enzyme, with protein MKHSADLYLSNRLNERKQAGNFRTLKPENTDLIDFSSNDYLGFAHSLVLKQLIADELAKHPNHLNGSTGSRLLSGNLGYAEDLERWIANYHSHEAGLLFNSGYDANLGLFSSLPQRGDTVITDELIHASIIDGIRLSNANRYTFRHNDLTSLEEKLKNAKGQIYVVVESVYSMDGDIAPITTMLDLTKKYNAQLIVDEAHAIGVFGKGIIDELNLQQEIFACVITFGKAMGTHGAIVLGSNLLREYLVNFARSFIYSTAASFHQLAAIKMAYRLLDEAQSEIEKLHINIQLLNKYLVDFQIGSESKSAIHCVLVGSNEKAKHISEKLKDAGIDIRPVLSPTVAVGTERLRICMHAYNTHQQIELLANTLNKLIK; from the coding sequence ATGAAGCATTCCGCAGATTTATATCTCAGCAATCGGCTTAACGAACGTAAGCAAGCCGGTAACTTCAGGACACTAAAACCTGAAAATACTGATCTGATTGATTTTTCATCGAATGACTATCTCGGCTTTGCGCACTCGTTGGTTTTAAAGCAATTAATTGCTGATGAATTGGCGAAACATCCTAATCATTTAAATGGATCAACGGGTTCACGTTTATTGAGTGGCAACCTGGGCTATGCAGAAGATTTAGAGCGTTGGATCGCAAATTATCATAGTCACGAAGCTGGATTGCTGTTTAATTCGGGCTATGATGCCAATCTGGGATTGTTTTCGAGTTTGCCGCAACGTGGAGATACAGTAATTACCGATGAGTTGATACACGCCTCTATTATAGATGGCATCAGGCTGAGTAATGCAAATCGATATACATTTCGCCATAATGATTTGACCAGTCTTGAAGAAAAGCTCAAAAATGCTAAAGGACAGATCTACGTGGTAGTGGAAAGTGTTTATTCTATGGATGGCGACATCGCTCCTATTACCACTATGCTTGATCTGACTAAAAAATATAATGCCCAGTTAATTGTCGATGAAGCGCATGCTATCGGCGTATTCGGTAAGGGAATTATAGATGAGTTAAACTTGCAGCAAGAAATATTTGCATGTGTTATTACTTTCGGCAAAGCGATGGGTACACATGGTGCTATTGTATTAGGCAGTAATTTACTGCGCGAATACCTGGTTAATTTCGCACGATCATTTATCTATAGTACAGCAGCTTCATTTCACCAATTGGCGGCTATTAAGATGGCGTACCGTTTACTGGATGAAGCTCAATCTGAAATAGAAAAGCTGCATATAAATATTCAGCTATTGAACAAATACCTGGTCGATTTTCAAATTGGCTCGGAAAGTAAAAGTGCTATACATTGTGTACTGGTGGGTAGCAATGAGAAAGCTAAACATATATCAGAGAAACTAAAAGATGCAGGTATCGATATTCGGCCTGTACTTAGCCCAACGGTTGCTGTTGGTACAGAGCGCCTGCGTATTTGCATGCATGCTTACAACACACACCAGCAAATTGAATTATTGGCTAATACTTTAAATAAATTGATCAAATGA
- the bioD gene encoding dethiobiotin synthase, which yields MTKQNPIFITGIDTGIGKTVTSAVLTEKLKADYWKPIQSGDLDESDTLKVKSLVSNTQTVFHPETYRLTQPYSPHKSAAIDGIVIDMNAFSIPETDNILIIEGAGGLMVPLNEYDLMIDLIKKLQAEVILISQNYLGSINHTILSWKALQQENIPIKGIIFNGETDAESERYILQYTGLKLLGKVPQLETIDKQAIINACDLITAI from the coding sequence ATGACTAAGCAAAACCCAATATTTATAACCGGTATAGACACCGGAATAGGCAAAACAGTTACATCTGCCGTATTAACTGAAAAATTGAAAGCAGACTACTGGAAACCTATCCAATCAGGCGACTTAGACGAGAGCGATACCCTGAAAGTTAAATCACTGGTATCTAATACCCAAACTGTATTCCATCCCGAAACTTACAGGCTTACGCAACCTTATTCACCACATAAATCGGCTGCTATTGATGGTATTGTTATCGACATGAATGCTTTTTCAATACCAGAGACTGATAACATATTGATTATTGAGGGTGCAGGCGGACTAATGGTGCCGTTGAATGAGTATGATTTAATGATCGATCTGATCAAAAAACTACAGGCCGAAGTGATCCTGATCTCACAAAACTACCTGGGCAGTATTAATCATACCATATTATCATGGAAGGCATTACAACAGGAAAATATCCCAATTAAAGGCATCATATTTAATGGCGAAACAGATGCTGAATCGGAAAGATATATCCTACAGTATACTGGGTTAAAACTCCTTGGTAAGGTTCCACAATTGGAGACTATTGATAAACAGGCTATTATTAATGCGTGTGATTTAATCACAGCTATTTAA
- a CDS encoding DUF4142 domain-containing protein, translating into MKKLSYMVMIAAAAFAFQGCNSKPKDAKESADSLNKTKDTTTNAAATGGIAVDQSDSKFATDAANGGMAEVALGKLALTKTTNPSVKDFANMMVSDHGKANEKLMAIAKAKNITLPATVDADHQKKMDDLSKLNGKDFDKAYVDAMVDGHKKTLDLMNGEAKDGKDADLKAFATETAPIVQAHLDAIKKIKDGLK; encoded by the coding sequence ATGAAAAAGTTAAGTTACATGGTTATGATCGCTGCGGCCGCATTTGCGTTCCAGGGTTGTAACAGCAAACCAAAAGATGCTAAAGAAAGCGCAGACAGTTTAAACAAAACTAAAGACACAACTACTAATGCTGCTGCTACAGGCGGTATCGCAGTAGATCAGTCAGACTCTAAATTTGCTACCGATGCTGCTAATGGCGGTATGGCCGAAGTTGCTTTAGGCAAACTGGCTTTAACTAAAACCACTAACCCATCAGTTAAAGATTTTGCTAATATGATGGTATCAGACCACGGTAAAGCTAACGAAAAACTGATGGCAATTGCTAAAGCAAAAAACATCACCTTACCAGCTACAGTTGATGCCGATCACCAGAAAAAAATGGATGATTTGAGCAAATTAAACGGTAAAGATTTCGATAAAGCTTATGTTGATGCTATGGTTGATGGTCACAAAAAGACTTTAGACCTGATGAACGGCGAAGCTAAAGACGGTAAAGATGCTGATTTAAAAGCCTTTGCTACCGAAACAGCTCCAATTGTACAGGCGCATTTAGATGCTATCAAAAAAATCAAAGACGGCTTAAAATAA
- a CDS encoding chloramphenicol acetyltransferase gives MKQKLDIDSWARKEHFKFFGQFEEPYHGVNVNIDCTAGYRFAKENGVSFFLYYVYQSLSAAHIIEPFKYRWEGGDVFIYDRIDAGSTIGRSNGTFGFSHINYSPSFEEYIEGANQEVKRVQESTLLERNPAGNVIRYSALPWIDFTALSHARMFSFRDTCPKISFGKITESNGKKTMPVSIHVHHALVDGLHVGQYIDCYQELMHKGL, from the coding sequence ATGAAACAAAAATTAGATATTGATAGCTGGGCCCGTAAAGAACATTTTAAATTTTTCGGCCAGTTTGAAGAGCCTTATCATGGTGTTAATGTAAATATAGATTGTACAGCCGGGTATCGCTTTGCCAAAGAAAACGGTGTTTCTTTCTTTTTATACTACGTGTATCAATCACTGTCTGCGGCTCATATTATCGAACCGTTTAAATACCGATGGGAGGGGGGGGATGTTTTTATTTATGATAGAATAGATGCCGGATCGACCATTGGCCGCAGTAACGGTACTTTTGGTTTCAGCCATATCAATTATTCACCATCATTTGAAGAATATATAGAGGGGGCCAACCAAGAAGTTAAACGTGTGCAGGAAAGTACACTACTAGAGCGTAACCCTGCAGGCAATGTGATCCGCTATTCGGCCTTGCCCTGGATCGATTTTACCGCGCTATCACATGCACGGATGTTCTCATTCCGCGATACCTGCCCCAAAATATCATTCGGTAAAATAACCGAAAGCAATGGTAAAAAGACGATGCCGGTTTCTATCCATGTACACCATGCGCTTGTTGATGGGCTGCATGTGGGTCAATATATAGATTGCTACCAGGAACTAATGCACAAAGGACTATAA